One genomic region from Oceanispirochaeta sp. encodes:
- a CDS encoding HD domain-containing phosphohydrolase, which translates to MKKILQIDKDLNKIQDLDILLERILYYARDAVSADAGSIYIRDGQELEIKYAQNDSLQQQLAEGQKLNFSIFRIPVNEKTISGYVAAKSTHLNIKDMYNISADRPYSFNTHYDQTSGYKTVSSLTFPLITNQGEVLGVLQLLNAKSPKGNIVSFKKTDEPFVLHFASTATVALQRARMTRTLLLRMTKMAELRDPKETGAHVNRVGSYACEIYEAWAHKQHIPEDTLQKQKDTLRMAAMLHDVGKVGISDLILKKPGRFNADEYEIMKSHTYVGARLFADEESDLDSIAKDIAISHHENWDGSGYPGKIEWENAKPDEILPSGVGLVKEEIPLYARIVSLADVFDALSCQRVYKEAWTEENVMEEIKKCSGSKFDPQLVDIFFEILPVLKQVQQKYPDNH; encoded by the coding sequence ATGAAAAAGATCCTTCAGATAGATAAGGACCTGAATAAAATTCAGGATCTGGATATTCTGCTGGAGCGAATTCTCTATTATGCGCGTGATGCCGTGTCGGCTGATGCCGGTTCCATCTACATCAGAGATGGGCAGGAGCTTGAGATCAAATACGCTCAGAATGACAGCTTGCAGCAGCAACTTGCAGAAGGTCAGAAATTGAATTTTTCCATTTTCAGAATTCCTGTTAATGAAAAAACAATATCAGGATATGTGGCAGCCAAAAGTACTCACCTGAACATCAAGGACATGTATAATATATCTGCAGACAGACCTTATAGTTTCAATACACATTATGACCAGACTTCCGGTTACAAAACTGTATCATCATTAACTTTCCCCTTGATAACAAATCAGGGGGAAGTTCTGGGAGTTCTGCAGCTCCTTAACGCCAAGAGTCCCAAGGGGAATATTGTCAGTTTTAAAAAGACTGACGAGCCCTTTGTGCTCCATTTTGCCAGTACCGCCACTGTCGCCCTTCAACGGGCCCGTATGACCCGTACTCTGCTGCTCAGGATGACCAAAATGGCTGAGCTCAGAGACCCCAAGGAAACTGGAGCTCATGTAAACAGAGTTGGTTCTTATGCCTGTGAAATCTATGAGGCTTGGGCTCATAAACAGCATATTCCTGAAGATACCCTTCAGAAACAGAAAGATACACTGAGGATGGCTGCCATGCTCCACGATGTGGGAAAGGTGGGCATCTCCGATCTGATTCTTAAAAAACCGGGACGTTTCAACGCTGATGAATATGAAATAATGAAATCCCATACCTATGTGGGGGCTCGTCTATTTGCCGATGAGGAATCGGATCTGGATAGCATTGCCAAAGATATTGCCATCAGTCACCATGAAAACTGGGACGGAAGCGGATACCCCGGTAAGATAGAATGGGAAAATGCCAAGCCCGATGAAATCCTGCCATCGGGAGTCGGTCTCGTCAAAGAAGAGATTCCCCTGTATGCCCGGATTGTGTCTTTAGCAGATGTTTTTGATGCTCTGAGTTGCCAGAGGGTTTATAAAGAAGCCTGGACTGAAGAAAATGTTATGGAAGAAATTAAAAAGTGCAGCGGTAGCAAGTTTGATCCACAACTGGTGGATATCTTTTTTGAAATCCTCCCTGTGTTGAAACAGGTACAGCAGAAATATCCAGACAATCATTGA
- a CDS encoding Dabb family protein: MVKHVVMWTLKDKAKAAELKIAIESMKGKISSLVDVECGINFNTGKADCDLILISVHKSPEDLDVYQADPVHKEIGTIIGSCVSSRHAVDFEY; this comes from the coding sequence ATGGTAAAGCATGTTGTTATGTGGACACTGAAGGATAAGGCAAAGGCCGCCGAATTAAAAATTGCAATAGAGTCGATGAAAGGAAAAATCAGCTCTCTTGTCGATGTGGAATGCGGTATCAACTTTAATACCGGAAAGGCTGACTGTGATCTCATTTTGATTTCTGTCCACAAGAGCCCCGAAGATCTTGATGTCTATCAGGCTGATCCTGTGCATAAAGAGATTGGTACAATAATCGGGTCATGCGTATCCTCCAGACATGCAGTAGATTTTGAGTATTAA
- a CDS encoding Gfo/Idh/MocA family oxidoreductase: protein MNKLKWGVLSTANIGLTKVLPAIQKSENGVVYAIASRSERTASDAASHLSIPVSYSSYQELLDDPEVEAIYNPLPNHLHVEWTIKAMMAGKHVLCEKPLALKLEDINKLIELRDKTGLTVSEAFMVRYHPQWLTARKAVREGNIGLLRNIQGFFSYYNDDKNNIRNIKEAGGGGIWDIGCYPVTTSRFIFDEEPLRVASILEYDPETGTDRMSSVMMEFPSGQASFSCSTQLSPYQRMQIFGTKGRLEVEIPFNAPADKACRIFLSKGDFYFEDYELIDFPVCDQYTLQAESFVRTIRGEQDNHVPLEDALRNMKVLEAIFKAGKSGKWEDVC, encoded by the coding sequence ATGAATAAGCTGAAATGGGGAGTTTTAAGCACCGCGAATATAGGTCTTACAAAGGTTTTGCCGGCCATTCAAAAGTCTGAAAATGGGGTTGTCTATGCCATAGCATCCCGCAGTGAGCGCACAGCTAGTGATGCAGCCTCCCATTTGAGCATTCCAGTGAGCTATTCATCTTACCAGGAACTGCTGGATGATCCTGAGGTGGAAGCTATCTATAATCCACTACCCAACCATCTGCATGTCGAGTGGACCATCAAGGCTATGATGGCGGGAAAACATGTTTTGTGTGAAAAACCTCTGGCTTTGAAGCTTGAAGATATTAATAAACTGATAGAACTCCGGGACAAGACAGGATTAACTGTCAGTGAAGCTTTTATGGTGCGTTATCATCCACAGTGGCTGACCGCCAGGAAGGCCGTTCGAGAGGGAAACATCGGCTTGCTTCGGAATATTCAGGGTTTTTTCAGCTATTATAATGATGATAAGAATAATATAAGAAATATTAAAGAAGCCGGTGGCGGTGGTATTTGGGATATCGGATGTTATCCTGTGACTACATCCCGGTTTATATTTGATGAAGAGCCACTCCGTGTTGCCTCCATTCTGGAGTACGATCCTGAAACAGGAACTGACCGTATGAGCTCAGTCATGATGGAGTTTCCTTCAGGTCAGGCCTCCTTCAGTTGTTCTACCCAATTGTCTCCCTATCAGCGAATGCAGATCTTCGGAACCAAGGGCCGTCTTGAGGTGGAAATCCCTTTTAATGCCCCGGCAGACAAAGCCTGCCGGATTTTTCTGAGTAAAGGTGATTTTTACTTTGAGGACTATGAACTGATTGATTTCCCGGTTTGTGATCAATACACTCTGCAGGCGGAGTCATTTGTCAGAACCATCAGGGGAGAGCAGGATAACCATGTTCCTCTGGAGGATGCTTTAAGAAATATGAAGGTTCTGGAAGCTATTTTCAAGGCCGGGAAAAGCGGAAAGTGGGAAGACGTCTGCTGA
- a CDS encoding HDOD domain-containing protein, which translates to MDKFEKFLKNIPVMPDVATKVLSFAEDLDEVSFNELESLISMDPGLTAKILKVANSALYARQQQISRLQTAISLLGFKAIKSLVMLLTASNMFSKKPVSPFYKYFWQHSLITAFIAQKLCDMTGSTRIREEAFLAGLLHDIGQMSLYESQMNAYDTIMAFINVNEEKTSSEETEIFGVNHREVGRRIMESWNFPSMFADTAGEHGNVNIQSPHKELIVIVSIADLMTTILHEFGFTDEM; encoded by the coding sequence ATGGATAAATTTGAAAAATTTTTAAAAAATATTCCGGTCATGCCGGATGTGGCGACAAAAGTACTTTCTTTTGCCGAGGACCTGGATGAAGTGTCCTTTAACGAACTGGAAAGTCTGATCAGCATGGATCCGGGACTGACTGCAAAAATTCTGAAGGTGGCAAATTCGGCCCTCTATGCCAGACAACAGCAGATATCCCGTCTCCAGACGGCTATCTCCCTGTTGGGTTTCAAAGCCATTAAGAGTTTGGTCATGCTCCTTACCGCATCGAATATGTTCAGCAAGAAGCCTGTATCTCCTTTTTATAAGTATTTCTGGCAGCACTCACTGATTACAGCTTTTATTGCTCAGAAACTCTGCGATATGACCGGTTCTACCAGGATCAGGGAAGAAGCCTTTCTAGCCGGGCTCCTTCATGACATTGGTCAGATGAGTCTGTATGAATCACAAATGAATGCGTATGATACCATCATGGCCTTTATCAATGTGAATGAAGAAAAAACTTCCAGTGAAGAAACAGAAATATTCGGTGTGAACCATAGGGAGGTGGGCCGCAGGATCATGGAAAGCTGGAACTTTCCGAGTATGTTTGCGGATACAGCAGGAGAGCATGGCAATGTCAATATTCAGTCCCCCCACAAAGAGCTGATTGTTATTGTTTCCATAGCAGACCTCATGACAACCATTCTGCATGAATTCGGTTTTACCGATGAAATGTAA
- a CDS encoding GAF domain-containing protein, which translates to MHLKNRNSLPETLIIATIIGCLSVFPILDFGISSGLLLILTVSLYISFWHGRLAGLITIATSVLIYTLGRLYFYHMNSSFISLFNVLSLGALLIYMGGALRTLRENRLNKIMIRYRKASNKNTRLTGISRAQQEIIKELEERVTRQKSSLNLLYERIKEIDCLETNMSISKLLETLIHFTDAETLSIWVFDPSTNKLRLRMRKGVDQNDINREILDLQDTIEGWVFRNNQLFSMRMTLDYDNLKILNTQESIICCPVVLDNKIWGVINIDSLPFIKYSEYTENLIQIIISLAQPALNKALEFENLLMGEEQHETTGLPQFTQLYRILDKNRYDESGTYNSSSLILLEFHEFAELSNEYGNEKILKLQAELLKELADLNSNSPELFHYRQDAMMALFIPHLDYDGCSLYCLKCLEFINSKKWKLGGHSISIDMSLGYSSSGTNEKVDPDELIKRAEYLLEIQKI; encoded by the coding sequence ATGCACTTAAAAAATAGAAATTCCCTGCCGGAAACTCTGATTATAGCAACAATTATCGGTTGTTTGTCAGTATTTCCCATACTTGATTTTGGAATATCCTCCGGCTTGCTGCTTATTCTGACTGTATCTCTTTACATCTCCTTCTGGCATGGACGTCTTGCCGGTCTGATCACTATAGCCACTTCTGTTCTCATTTACACACTGGGAAGACTGTATTTTTACCATATGAACAGCAGTTTTATTTCCCTCTTCAATGTTCTGAGCCTGGGTGCTCTCCTGATCTATATGGGAGGGGCCCTCCGAACCCTCAGGGAGAACCGTCTGAATAAAATTATGATCCGTTACCGAAAGGCTTCCAACAAGAACACCCGTCTGACCGGCATATCCAGAGCACAGCAGGAGATTATCAAAGAACTGGAAGAGCGGGTAACCCGTCAAAAATCATCATTGAACCTGCTGTATGAAAGGATCAAAGAGATCGACTGCCTGGAGACCAACATGAGCATTTCCAAGTTGCTGGAGACTCTGATTCACTTCACAGATGCCGAAACCCTTTCTATTTGGGTCTTTGATCCTTCAACGAATAAACTGAGACTCAGAATGAGGAAGGGTGTTGATCAAAACGATATAAATCGGGAAATTCTGGATCTTCAGGACACCATTGAAGGTTGGGTGTTCCGAAACAATCAGCTTTTTTCAATGAGAATGACCCTGGATTATGACAATCTAAAGATACTGAATACCCAGGAGTCCATAATATGCTGCCCCGTGGTTCTTGATAACAAAATATGGGGAGTCATCAACATTGATTCTCTCCCCTTTATAAAATATAGCGAGTATACCGAAAATCTCATCCAGATTATCATCAGTCTGGCGCAGCCGGCACTGAATAAAGCTCTTGAGTTTGAAAATCTTCTTATGGGGGAAGAGCAGCATGAGACAACAGGTCTGCCCCAATTCACTCAGCTGTACAGAATCCTGGACAAAAATCGATATGACGAATCAGGAACCTATAACTCCTCCAGTCTGATCCTACTTGAGTTCCATGAATTTGCAGAGCTCTCGAATGAATATGGAAATGAAAAAATCCTTAAGCTCCAGGCGGAACTTCTGAAGGAACTGGCAGATCTCAACAGCAACAGTCCGGAACTGTTTCACTACCGCCAGGACGCTATGATGGCCCTGTTCATTCCTCACCTCGATTATGACGGCTGCTCATTATACTGCCTGAAATGCCTGGAATTCATAAACAGCAAAAAATGGAAACTGGGGGGTCATAGCATCTCCATCGATATGAGTTTGGGATATTCCTCCAGCGGAACCAATGAGAAGGTAGATCCGGATGAACTGATTAAAAGAGCCGAATACCTTCTGGAAATTCAAAAAATATGA